The Streptomyces sp. NBC_01353 genome contains a region encoding:
- a CDS encoding geranyl diphosphate 2-C-methyltransferase has translation MTTSTQSAVLRTPYQESVARYWNTNQQDPVNLWLGEIDGLYHHHYGIGDYDPAVLAGPENTRDARIIQELHRLETAQADLLLDHLGARTPDDRLLDAGSGRGGTSIMAEQRFGCRVDGVSISEYQVDFANAQAEKRGVADRVKFHFRNMLDTGFTAGSRQAIWTNETTMYVDLFELFDEFSRLLEHGGRYVCITGCSNDVTGLRSKAVSRIDEHYTCNIHPRSAYFRALAESNLVPIEVVDLTASTIPYWELRARCSVATGIEDPFLTAYKEGSFHYLMIVADRI, from the coding sequence ATGACCACGTCCACGCAATCCGCCGTGCTGCGTACGCCCTATCAGGAGTCCGTGGCCCGCTACTGGAACACCAATCAGCAGGACCCGGTGAACCTGTGGCTCGGCGAGATCGACGGGCTCTACCACCACCACTACGGCATCGGCGACTACGACCCCGCAGTCCTCGCCGGCCCCGAGAACACCCGCGACGCCCGGATCATCCAGGAGCTGCACCGCCTGGAGACCGCCCAGGCGGACCTGCTCCTCGACCACCTGGGCGCGCGCACTCCCGACGACCGGCTTCTCGACGCGGGCTCGGGCCGCGGCGGCACCAGCATCATGGCCGAGCAGCGCTTCGGCTGCCGTGTCGACGGCGTCTCGATCTCCGAGTACCAGGTCGACTTCGCCAACGCGCAGGCGGAGAAGCGCGGGGTCGCCGACCGCGTGAAGTTCCACTTCCGCAACATGCTGGACACCGGCTTCACCGCCGGCTCACGCCAGGCGATCTGGACCAACGAGACCACGATGTACGTGGACCTCTTCGAGCTCTTCGACGAGTTCTCCCGTCTCCTGGAGCACGGCGGCCGTTACGTCTGCATCACCGGCTGCTCCAACGACGTGACCGGCCTGCGCTCCAAGGCCGTCAGCCGGATCGACGAGCACTACACCTGCAACATCCACCCGCGCAGCGCGTACTTCCGCGCGCTCGCCGAGAGCAACCTCGTCCCCATCGAGGTCGTCGACCTGACCGCGTCGACGATTCCGTACTGGGAGCTGCGCGCCAGGTGCTCGGTGGCCACCGGCATCGAGGACCCCTTCCTCACGGCGTACAAGGAGGGCAGCTTCCACTACCTGATGATCGTCGCCGATCGGATCTGA
- a CDS encoding GNAT family N-acetyltransferase: MDHEEIRALFDRQMRLGARPDGPRSRVERDGAVVRLSGPAHAWNAVLWSGLDETDADEAIAEQVRHFTALGRPFEWKVYGHDRPADLPGRLLAAGFTAEDQETLMVAEAAALPTTVTLPEGVELVAVTDEAGVKLVTEVHDRAFGGDSSHIGRQLLDQLAATPDTVAAVVAMAGDEPVSAARLELYPGTDFAGLWGGGTVEPWRGKGLYRALVAFRTRIAFERGHRFVQVDAADTSRPILQRLGFAALTTTTPYVYDPEGA, from the coding sequence ATGGACCATGAAGAGATACGCGCACTGTTCGACCGGCAGATGAGACTGGGCGCCCGCCCCGACGGGCCCCGCTCGCGGGTGGAGCGGGACGGTGCGGTGGTACGGCTGTCCGGTCCGGCGCACGCCTGGAACGCGGTGCTGTGGTCCGGCCTCGACGAGACCGACGCCGACGAGGCCATCGCCGAACAGGTCCGCCACTTCACCGCGTTGGGGCGGCCCTTCGAATGGAAGGTGTACGGGCACGACCGCCCGGCCGACCTCCCGGGCCGGCTCCTCGCCGCCGGGTTCACCGCCGAGGATCAGGAGACGCTGATGGTCGCCGAGGCGGCCGCGCTCCCCACGACCGTGACACTGCCCGAGGGCGTCGAGCTGGTCGCGGTCACCGACGAGGCAGGGGTGAAGCTGGTGACCGAGGTCCACGACCGGGCCTTCGGGGGCGACAGCTCCCACATCGGCCGTCAGCTGCTCGACCAGCTGGCCGCGACTCCCGACACCGTCGCCGCCGTCGTCGCCATGGCCGGCGACGAGCCGGTGAGCGCCGCGCGACTCGAGCTGTACCCCGGCACGGACTTCGCCGGGCTGTGGGGCGGCGGCACGGTCGAACCCTGGCGGGGCAAGGGCCTCTACCGGGCTCTGGTCGCCTTCCGGACCCGGATCGCCTTCGAGCGCGGCCACCGCTTCGTCCAGGTCGACGCGGCCGACACCAGCCGCCCGATCCTCCAGCGCCTCGGCTTCGCCGCGCTGACGACGACCACGCCGTACGTGTACGACCCCGAAG